One Glycine max cultivar Williams 82 chromosome 1, Glycine_max_v4.0, whole genome shotgun sequence genomic window, TAGTATTCTTCCAATTGTTGTTTCCTATTGGATTGTGGTTATTGATTTTCACTTCTTTATGCAATGTTCTGGTTAATTTTTTCgtagtcatttatttaattgaggAAAGATTTAGCAAACCAATGGCCCTTTGGTCAAGTGAGAGCGACTCCTTATTCTTGGGTTGCTCATGTTGAAATCCTTGCCAACCATCTTAATATATGTGGTGAAAAAGGGGAAATTCTATAACTATATTGGGAAAAATCCAAGTCCCACATTGGCtagagataagataaagatagaatatataagtggggGATAATCCTCATcccatgagctagcttttggggttgaattAGGCtcaaacccacattctaagatagTATCAGAGCCTACCTTAGACCCATTAAATGGGCCACCTACCATGTCATCCACACACCAAGCCCAAAAGTGTTGGGCGTGAGGTGGTAAACCCAAACCCCACATATAGGCTAGAGATAAGGCAAAGAGAGAATATATAAGTGGGGGACAACCCTCACACCACGAGCTAGCTTTTAGGGTTGAGTTAGACCtaaacccacattctaagaaaTTGCAACAAAGATATCTcaatgtacaatttttttttttttatgattacgTGAATTCTGGTTTGCTTGTCTTGTGAACCTTCTAGATTGTAAAAGATTGAATAAGAAATCCCTGAATATGGTTCCTGTGTATCAAAATGTGCCATGCCATAAGTtctgaatatttattttgttgagttctTCAAATGTGTTGAATTATTGCATGCTTACATTAGTTTCATTTTATCCTGGTGAGGAACTCATTTCAATGTTTTGCAGAGGTTGCATgtagaaaatgagaaattatttgataaattgacTGAGAAAGCATCTCTGGCTGGATCACCTCAGGTaggcaaattttattttttactggaGTTACTGTTCCCAAGTTATCATTCATTATGTGTCTGTAATGGTGGGGGTCCATTTACATCAAGAATAAGTTTTTAACTCACTCCAGTTCTtaactatttataaatattagagtTTTATCAATCAATCACTGAACTATGTTCAGAAGGTAGATCAGGTTTATAAATTTTCATggagttttaaaattaattggtaCTTCATTCAACTActttacattaaatattatatacctTTTGAAATGTATGTAAATGTCAAATATTAGATTAAATATCTATGTATTGGTGGGCTCCATATACTCTAATAGTTGAGTCTTGTACACTTATGTTGTTGAGTAGCTTTATATAGGTTACTAATTTCACTAATTCAACTGTTGAATATTGTCATATCGTGATAATGATCATGCATaccaaatttaagataaattggACATCCATATCTGTGTCTGTGTGATTCCTAAATCATAATTCTTTTGCATTGTTTTGATGGATTGTGTACGCATTAAAAGAACTGTGCAACAAAGTAGTTGgaaatataacttttattgcaaagaattttttacttaataaaGTAAACTAGCTTCTGTCTGTGTGGCTCTAACCACAGGAATTCTTAAATATTGTTTCATCATATatactttcttttcttcaatcaGGCTATCAgcaatatatgataaaatatagaAGGGATAGATGGAAGAATCTAAAGTACTTTGACTATTATTTGTATTGCATGCTTCTAGGCTGTCAAAGTGGTGTTTCTGCTGTTTTaagattttcaatttattttcagCTGTCAAGTCCATTATctgggggagcagttaatgttCAGCCTCAAAATAGGGGAAGGTATAATTTTACTGTATGTCCTATGTTTTGCAGTTTGTAAGTGTAAATGAGTAACTAACTctatttagttttttaactGTAGTCAGTTGACAGTTAGCTTTAGTTAGTCTTCAGTTACAACTGAATCTCAGCAGTATAAATATTGTTCTTGTAAGAGATCTCAGTAGCCTTTGTAATATTTTCTAAGGTCAATATACAAATCTCTTTTTTCCTCTCTAGAGTTTCTACATGGTATCTAGAGCTCTCTGctgttatattttgtttttaagcatATGGATATTGGCTTTATTCTCGTTATATTCAAACAGGAATGGCACCAGCACCACTGCGAGAGCTCGTTCTCTGGatgttcttccttcttctttgatGACAGATAAGAATGATGGCACTGTTGCTTTAGTTAAGTCTGATTCCGAGAAAGTTAAGACTACCCCTGCTGGTGAATATCTTACTGCTGCCCTGAATGACTTTAATCCTGATCAATATGAAGGACTCGCTGCCATTTCTGATGGTGCGAACAAGCTTTTGATGCTGGTATGGGTCTTGAGTGTTTTGGGTTCAGTTTAATAAACATAGATAAATTGTAGTTTATGTGCAACAttgttcttttgatttttatatcaaGTCTTTCGGGTTGTTTTTCCTTGTTCAAATTACGAATTCCGCATTGGTTGCCTCAGTGTGGGCCTTAGACAATGTTTGCTCTTTATTCAGTTTGAAAATGTATAGAAGCTTGATTCGTTATAGTTTTCTGATGGTTATCAGTCAATTTGTGGCAACATATTACTAAAGAGAGAGGAAAAGTGTATCTTGTGGGACATTAAATATCATcctagaaaagaaaataaatgaaaactgCGAGATAAAGTTGCTGAAAAATGCTAAAAAGCTCTTCAATTTCTTTGCATATCGGTAGTACAAATTCCTTTGAACCAACCATGTGCAGATCATGAAAGACAGGCCATAAACACAACTTTATCCCATATCAAATGTAAGAGTTTAGACAACAACAATCTAGtattttctcactaagtgaGGTTTGTACATGGAATCAAACAATGCCATAAAGTTTTTCTGTAAATCATGTCTATACACAAACTATTGACCTCTAAATCCCTTTTAATTGTTTCACCTACAAAAATGTAAGAGCATAGACacccttaaaaaatatatgtttgatgtTGATTAGTGATAGGAACTTGCTAAAGAGAAATCTGAAATTGTATTTGTATTTCTGAAATAAGGCACCAGTACAAGAGAAAATAAGAGGCAAACCCCCTTTTAAGTCAGTGTTTACTCTAGACTCCAATGACAGCAATATCatactcccccccccccccccccccaccacacacaatttttttcatcctaTATAACAGACTCGGTAACATACTCTCTCCCTGTAACTCTCTAAGTGGGCCCTGGATATTTGAGCCAGCAGATATAAACCTTAAGAGGCTTACCCATAGAGGTCTGGAACTTATCAATTGGTCCGCATCTTTATGAAGTGCCTAGACCAAATCAAATACAGCATGAAGCCATTTCAGGAAGTTAGATATAAAACCATTCATTAGCCTTCTCCTGATTGCTAAGCTTTTGAAATAGTTGGTTCATGACATGGTATCAGAGGTCAAACCTCATGGCCAAGTGGTCTAGGGTTTGTTCCTTTGTGCCCCTATTCTTGATAAATAACTTGAATTTCAGCATAAGGTAAGGTGTGCTTGTGTGTATCCATGCTTCAATCCCAGGAGGCTCTTGCATGACAGACAATGTTAAATACAAGCCACCCTAATAGCTTCTGTTTGCAGGATAGATTTTACAGTCATTGTTCATAATGGTCGCAGGTTCTGGCTGCTGTCATCAAAGCTGGTGCCTCCAGAGAACATGAAATACTTGCTGAAATTAGAGATGCTGTTTTCTCATTTATTCGTAAAATGGAACCAAGGCGAGTAATGGATACCATGCTTGTTTCCCGTGTTAGAATCTTGCATATAAGATCTTTGCTTGCTAGATCCACAGAGTTGCAATCCATTAAGGTAGagtatctttctttctttttcctgtgTTAGGGTGCATATAGTGTTGTTCTATTGAATATGGCGGGCATACCCTTTCTAATTTAGTAAATCTTGCACATTGGATTGGAAGGTATTGTCAGTTGAGTGCTTTCTTGAAAAGGCCAACGCTGGACCCAGTAGAAGTTCTAGCCGAGCAAGCAGTCCTGGAAGATCTTCTATGCAATATGTTGATGAGCAGATCCAGGGATTTAAAGTGAGTCTAAAGCCAGAAAAGAAATCCAAATTTTCATCTGTTGTGTTGAAGATACGTGGGATTGATGAGGTAATAATATTATCCTTTAATATTGTTGGAATAACCGGGAATTTAGAAGGGGGGAGGGGTTGAATAGATTCTTTCGAAAACCTTACCGCTTAATttcttaattcaattaaattaaaatcaatactcttttacaaatcaaggttttctcaaaagACTTGTTGAAGAAAGATcaacaacacaaaaaatcaatatattcaaAAACCTTAGAAAACAGAGTTTTATGGCCCTTTCACATCAATTCCGTTACCAagattgattaacaaaacaaaggtttagagaaagagagaatcaCACTcagaatttatattggttcaatcCTCAAGAGGACCTAAATCCAATTGTTCTAAGACCCCTTAAAACTTCCAAATAAAAAACCAAGTACAAACactatgtacatgtaatttccTAAAAATTCTACTCTTCTCTTGAACCCTACAAGAGAAGGATCAGGAGTTGATTGAAACCCTATTAACTCACACAAACCCTTGATAACTCTAATCAAGGTCAGAATctataaagaatttgaaattagaTTGAATACACCTTGATGTGTAAATCACAACATCTTCAAACTCTTCCTTTGATTATCAAATCATgatgaagaatgaatgaatCTTGATCAATACGAATCTCTTGTTGAAATGTAGATTGGTTCCCTTAGATGGCTCTCAGAAAGTGTTTTTCAGAAGATAAGATCAAATCAAGAGTCACTAATGAGAAAGAACAAATGagggtatttataattttaacaaataaatctgATTTAGTCGATTATCaaatgtggtaatcgattaatttgTTCAAATCCCTCTTGTTCTTTATTTCCAAAAAACGTTTTAATCAATTATCTCGTTTTACAGAGAGCTCTTAAAGTTTCCACACacaatctaatcgattactaaatgtggtaatcgattatctcgAGCCACAAAGATTTCCTTTTGCTGAAACTGGCTTAGGTAATCAATTACTgaagttgtaatcaattaattcGACGATTCTTGCCAAATTTCAAGAGAAGTGAGTTTTGTTACTTGTTCTAACACTTtgtaattgatttctactaagCATGGATAAGAGAACTAAGTCTAAAATACTCAACATGCCTAGTCTAAAAACATCCAATACAAATGTCAACTTGTTTgacattgtaaaattattaaatccAAAAGATCCTTAGACTAGTCTTCAAGTTTTTAATCTCTTTGATTCAACAAATAGTTCTGGTTAGATGTGGTAGAAAACTATTGAGCAGGATTTTGTTTCTCATGtctttcttttgaattttgaaaatcattaaaaatccGGTATTTCCTAGTGATCCTTTCTTACTATCATCTTTGTACCTATTTGCGGGATGGATTATGTATGCGTGTGTttccttgtttttttaattttaaataaattttgtaggaAACCTGGAGACAGCAAGTAACTGGGGGAAAGCTTAGGGAAATTAGTGAGGAAGCAAAAAATTTTGCAATTGGAAACAAGGCTCTTGCTGCACTATTTGTACATACCCCAGCAGGAGAGCTGCAGCGCCAAATTAGATCCTGGCTTGcagagaagtttgattttctATCTGTTATGGGAAATGATGCACCAGGGGGGACAACTGGTCAGTTGGAGCTTATTTCAACTGCAATTATGGATGGTTGGATGGCTGGACTTGGCAGTGCTCTGCCTCCCCAAACTGATGCCCTTGGCcaacttttatttgaatattcaaAACGTGTCTATACTTCTCAACTGCAGCACTTAAAGGTACACTTCATCTTAAATCTGTCTGTCTTGAATGATTATTCAAAATGAATGCTATTCAATGTTCTTGATTACTGGAAGAAACCATGTTCAACTTGGGACTGTGTTGAGAGAGATGGTGCTCTTACTAGTTATGCTCATTGTGTTTGATGCATTCATGAATATGCTAGACTTTGCCCACTTACATTGGCACCAATATTGGATAATGTGCTTTTCTTAACTTTGTTTTCATATTTAGCTAATGTTTACTCCAAAGGAGTGTTTTTATTGGATGCACAAAGAGATTGTCAATTGGGAAGCTTTAGTTAGATGAAGTATTTTCTTCTAGGCAGTTATTTTCTTTAACTATCTCATCTCAGACTTAACTTTCCATCTAAACTTGGTGCTAGCTAAAAAAACTACTGCACAAAATTTTGCAATAATGCTGTTAAGGTGTCCTACATTGGCTAGAAATATTGCCAAAGTACTCCTTATaagaccttttttttattttaacaaactcCTTATAAGGCTTGAGCAATCCTCTTACCTTGAGCTAGCCTTTGGTGTTGTGTTGGACTCAGTTCATTACTTCATTTCCAATAGCGATGATATCAAACCCTATCCTATATTGATGTTAGGCCACCCACAATGCTTAGTCTTATAGAAACTTAATGTCTCAAATGTCCATTCCTTGCTGTGATTGGGTTGTGTTAAGATATCCCACATCAGCTAGGAATATAACCAAAATACTCCTTACATTTTCAAATCTTCTATTCAAATCACCTAATTGCTTTGCTACATTTGTGAGTTGTTCATTACCATCTATGGCTAGTTACAAATCACCTAATTGCTTTCCTTACATTTTCAAATCTTCTATTCAGCTAGGATTTTTGTAGCACGGGTTAGGTAGCAGGGTGCTGTGGTGCTGGCTTTGTTCCTACTAATAATCATAGGAACCAGCTGGCCCCTAAAATATTGTTACTTCAGTACCACTGGTActcattattaatatatcatatctatgtttgctgagcaaaaaaaaaatctatggcTAGTTACATTTGTCTGGTTTACTTGATTGCATTTAGTGGTTTGGATGCATatcataaaccaaaaaaaatgaggGAAATGCCATGTTTAATTGATTTTCACGTGTTAAATTATGTGTTGATCCTTGTTTTCCTAACATTGGCTTATCAGGATATTGTTGGTACCTTGGCAACAGAAGAAGCTGAAGATGCAGCACAAGTTGCGAAGTTGCGTTCAGCTCTAGAATCTGTTGATCACAAAAGAAGAAAGGTACTTTTTGTTTGACTTTAGATGGATCAAAGGATTTCTGAGTTGCCTGTGGTAAATCCACAACATGATTAATTATATGAACTGATATTTGGAAACTAGGAAAGTAGTGAAACTAGGAAATTAGGAAAATGATACGAAGTCAAAACCTAATTATATATACAGCTCCTAaacagaaaatgtttttttacctAAATTGGGGATACTTTCCCACATATCTTAAGCATGCATGTAATAGTGTGAACTATAAACTTGTATTTGCATATGTCTAGAGTTCTGTCATGAGTTGATGGTTTTGTCATTGCACTAGTTTATACAGAGATTGCATGGGAAATTTTAAGATAACATTATAACATGTTATTGTTatgcatcttttttatttttttgaaatattttcacATGATACTTAGAAATTGCTTTGATAAGAGGAAGTTAAAGTACCATACAAATATTGTAAAatctctttttataattttgttgattcTACTCTGTTTGCCCAGTCTTATTCAGCACTTCTAGAGAGCCATCTTTGTCTAATTAGGAAGATGTAAATGGAACATGTACTCCTTCTCATTTGTTGTATATACTAATACTATAGACAACACCAGTTATGACCTGCTGAACTCAAAAGGAACTAAAGTCAGCTAAGTAGTCTTGGGcttcaatttattaaaattgattactATAGTTCATACTGAGCAACAAAATAGGCAACTAAAGGAGGGATAATTTTCCAGTAAcatacaatgttaaatgaatgTTCTGGCAATTTGTCAGACTTGTACCTTTGCAATGTTAGTGGTAGATTAAGTTTTGAATAGCAATTAAAGAAGGAAGCAGATGGTTTATTTTCATAGTATAAGTGAATGTCTATTTATCATGTCCTGAGTCCTGACATTGACTTTCTAATTATTTTCAGATTTTACAACAAATGAGAAGTGATGTAGCTTTGCTGACATTGGAAAATGGTAGTTCGCCTGTTCAAAATCCTTCTACTGCTGCCGAGGATGCACGATTAGCATCTCTCGTTTCACTTGATAGAATATTGAAGCAAGTCAAGgtggtttcttttttcttattgaaatatgttttttgaaacTTCAGTGTTCTATAGGAAATACTCAATTAAGATATAATTTGAACAGGATATAACTCGACTTTCTACTGTGAACACCATCCAGAAAAGTAAGAAAGGAACAGTGCTCGGTTCTCTTGATAAACTGACAGAACAAATGCCTTCACTTCTTGAAATTGATCATCCATGTGCtcagaggtacattgcagatgCCCGCAGAAAAGTTGAGGTAAGCAAATTATTGCTCTGTATGGCTAGATTGTATCCTGAGTTATGAAGGAATCTGAATATGCTTTGAACTTTGTTGGCATACTCTGTTAACTACAATTCACTTCAATTGCTCTGGGGAAAAAAACATatctttcatattaaacatTACCATTTATTTACTctgttgtattttttaaaaaaaacatctatgCTGTTCAAAATTTATCTGTTCTTTTCCCTGTATTTGACTATTtcctttactttttaaaattattgttaactAAATTTTTTGCTCAGCCAACTGGGATTATAACCCGTGTAAATACTTAATAAATGTTGTacccaaaaggaaaagaaaagaaagaaaactaaggGAATGAACGGATGAAAACAATTTGAAATGCTCCTGTCTCAGCATTTCTGGCATCTGAATCTGTGTCTGAGCCTGACCTTAATTGAGTTTTGGGATTCCTAATCCCTCTTTTATGATGCAGTCAATTCCTGAAGAAGATGACCGCATTCAAAATCTATCACATTCTCGCAAGCCATCAACGGATACAGGCTCTGGATCTGGAACTGATGTGGCACAGTGGAACGTCCTTCAATTCAATACGGGTAATACCTCaccatttataattaaatgtggAGCAAACTCAAATTCAGAACTAATCATTAAAGCCGAGGCTCGAGTTAAGGAACCTAAAGGCGGCGAGATTGTGAGGGTTGCCCCAAGGCCGTCCATTTTGGAAAATATGAGCTTGGAGGAAATGAAGCAAGTATTTGCTGAACTACCTGAGGCTCTAAGCTTGCTTGCCCTGGCAAGGACTGCAGATGGAACTCGAGCACGGTATTCTAGATTATATAGGACCTTGGCTATGAAGGTTCCGTCACTTAAAGATATGGTCAGTGAGCTTGAAAAAGGGGGTGCACTAAAAGATGTGAGAACATGACCTTTTAAATCGAAAGatgtttatgaaatttttaCACTATGCCTTGAGTAGCTTGCATGTGCATTATGTACGATTGTTATTCTGTGTGCTCGTTATTGTATTTAGTTGTAATTATCtcggtattttttttttgtattgcaGTTTTGTTTATCAGTAATCAATCCAAAGAATTTGAGTCCAAAGGCTTATTTTTTACTTGATGTTCATTTGATAATTGAAGTTAGTTTAAAACTCGCCTCCTCCGGCTTTTATAATCCTCAACCTCATTATCCTTCGTGCGTGGCTCTTGCAAGCCACCATCTCAGAAACACACTATCAAACAAAAACTCGTGTACACAACACATTTCTGCAAACCGTAACAAGACCACACCATGCCTTACTTAATTGCCATGCCATGTTACCCGAACAACTATTATCCGACtgtataatatatttacaaattcaCACTAAAAGGTCAAATGTTAGATATGGATCACCATATGCTATTActtaatttttgttgaaaaatttgaTTGTCCACTATTAATAGTCTCTTAAAgtgattatgtattttttattcacatGATTTAAATTCGATACCCtatttaaaaattctaagtctatgattattataattgaaatatttatttttcttacaatgATGAGAGGAAtagtttttacataaaaatagtATGATTATGTTCATCAAATCATTTTagctaatttttaatattttttactagtttctaatattttaagatatagtATAAGATTAATAGTagaatttataatatgaaaaaaatgtaataattgaaactaaaaatgtaataaaaataatttatctatgaaaattataagaatttagaattaattaaaaaattataattataacatctcaatatattttataaataagttcatatataaatatcttataaataagtttatttttatcattttacattttttaactaCTTTTAACTACCcgttaaatttttagtttccaaCTAGTTTTGCGAAACATAATTAGTACttacaaaaacaattaattcaaaactcaaaatacattaaaataataataaaattatgttaaattcaAGCTAAATTTATCATGAACTTTCATTAACTGTGTCTGTGTACTTTACCTTGCAAACATGCAAGGTGATTA contains:
- the LOC100790504 gene encoding kinesin-like protein KIN-14B isoform X2, with the translated sequence MAEQGNRWSWDVAGFEPWKSPSPEQNDQKPTVPLARRNSTSSLVPPHSLASKVEGLREKVKLARNDYLQLRQEASELQEYSNAKLDRVTRYLGVLAEKTHKLDQVALETEARMSSVINEKKKLFNDLLTSKGNIKVFCRTRPLFEDEGPSIVEFPDDYTIRVNTGDESLSNSKKEFEFDRVYGPHVGQADLFSDVQPMVQSALDGYNISLFAYGQTHSGKTHTMEGSSYDRGLYARCFEELFDLSNSDTTATSQCTFCITVFELYNEQIRDLLLESGKSLPKLCFGSPEYFIELMQEKVDNPLDFSRVLKAAFQSRGNNPLKINVSHLVVTIHIFYNNLVTGENSYSKLSLVDLAGSECLITEDDSGERVTDMLHVMKTLSALGDVLSSLTSKKDAIPYENSMLTKLFADSLGGSSKTLMIVNVCPNSSNLSETLLSLNFSARARNSVLSLGNRDTIKKWRDVANDARKELYEKEKEIQYLKQDGLRLKQALKDANDQCALLFNEVQKAWKVSSALQTDLKSEHILLADNYKVEKEQNAQLRNQVAHMLQLEQEQNLLIQQRDSTIQSLQAKIGSLEIQLNEALKSSNTGSNVGPETLSGTLSNPRTTGDGTDSSAVTKKLEEELKKRDALIERLHVENEKLFDKLTEKASLAGSPQLSSPLSGGAVNVQPQNRGRNGTSTTARARSLDVLPSSLMTDKNDGTVALVKSDSEKVKTTPAGEYLTAALNDFNPDQYEGLAAISDGANKLLMLVLAAVIKAGASREHEILAEIRDAVFSFIRKMEPRRVMDTMLVSRVRILHIRSLLARSTELQSIKVLSVECFLEKANAGPSRSSSRASSPGRSSMQYVDEQIQGFKVSLKPEKKSKFSSVVLKIRGIDEETWRQQVTGGKLREISEEAKNFAIGNKALAALFVHTPAGELQRQIRSWLAEKFDFLSVMGNDAPGGTTGQLELISTAIMDGWMAGLGSALPPQTDALGQLLFEYSKRVYTSQLQHLKDIVGTLATEEAEDAAQVAKLRSALESVDHKRRKILQQMRSDVALLTLENGSSPVQNPSTAAEDARLASLVSLDRILKQVKKSKKGTVLGSLDKLTEQMPSLLEIDHPCAQRYIADARRKVESIPEEDDRIQNLSHSRKPSTDTGSGSGTDVAQWNVLQFNTGNTSPFIIKCGANSNSELIIKAEARVKEPKGGEIVRVAPRPSILENMSLEEMKQVFAELPEALSLLALARTADGTRARYSRLYRTLAMKVPSLKDMVSELEKGGALKDVRT
- the LOC100790504 gene encoding kinesin-like protein KIN-14B isoform X3 — protein: MQNLTELHDILVFLQRKPTNQVALETEARMSSVINEKKKLFNDLLTSKGNIKVFCRTRPLFEDEGPSIVEFPDDYTIRVNTGDESLSNSKKEFEFDRVYGPHVGQADLFSDVQPMVQSALDGYNISLFAYGQTHSGKTHTMEGSSYDRGLYARCFEELFDLSNSDTTATSQCTFCITVFELYNEQIRDLLLESGKSLPKLCFGSPEYFIELMQEKVDNPLDFSRVLKAAFQSRGNNPLKINVSHLVVTIHIFYNNLVTGENSYSKLSLVDLAGSECLITEDDSGERVTDMLHVMKTLSALGDVLSSLTSKKDAIPYENSMLTKLFADSLGGSSKTLMIVNVCPNSSNLSETLLSLNFSARARNSVLSLGNRDTIKKWRDVANDARKELYEKEKEIQYLKQDGLRLKQALKDANDQCALLFNEVQKAWKVSSALQTDLKSEHILLADNYKVEKEQNAQLRNQVAHMLQLEQEQNLLIQQRDSTIQSLQAKIGSLEIQLNEALKSSNTGSNVGPETLSGTLSNPRTTGDGTDSSAVTKKLEEELKKRDALIERLHVENEKLFDKLTEKASLAGSPQLSSPLSGGAVNVQPQNRGRNGTSTTARARSLDVLPSSLMTDKNDGTVALVKSDSEKVKTTPAGEYLTAALNDFNPDQYEGLAAISDGANKLLMLVLAAVIKAGASREHEILAEIRDAVFSFIRKMEPRRVMDTMLVSRVRILHIRSLLARSTELQSIKVLSVECFLEKANAGPSRSSSRASSPGRSSMQYVDEQIQGFKVSLKPEKKSKFSSVVLKIRGIDEETWRQQVTGGKLREISEEAKNFAIGNKALAALFVHTPAGELQRQIRSWLAEKFDFLSVMGNDAPGGTTGQLELISTAIMDGWMAGLGSALPPQTDALGQLLFEYSKRVYTSQLQHLKDIVGTLATEEAEDAAQVAKLRSALESVDHKRRKILQQMRSDVALLTLENGSSPVQNPSTAAEDARLASLVSLDRILKQVKDITRLSTVNTIQKSKKGTVLGSLDKLTEQMPSLLEIDHPCAQRYIADARRKVESIPEEDDRIQNLSHSRKPSTDTGSGSGTDVAQWNVLQFNTGNTSPFIIKCGANSNSELIIKAEARVKEPKGGEIVRVAPRPSILENMSLEEMKQVFAELPEALSLLALARTADGTRARYSRLYRTLAMKVPSLKDMVSELEKGGALKDVRT
- the LOC100790504 gene encoding kinesin-like protein KIN-14B isoform X4 encodes the protein MSSVINEKKKLFNDLLTSKGNIKVFCRTRPLFEDEGPSIVEFPDDYTIRVNTGDESLSNSKKEFEFDRVYGPHVGQADLFSDVQPMVQSALDGYNISLFAYGQTHSGKTHTMEGSSYDRGLYARCFEELFDLSNSDTTATSQCTFCITVFELYNEQIRDLLLESGKSLPKLCFGSPEYFIELMQEKVDNPLDFSRVLKAAFQSRGNNPLKINVSHLVVTIHIFYNNLVTGENSYSKLSLVDLAGSECLITEDDSGERVTDMLHVMKTLSALGDVLSSLTSKKDAIPYENSMLTKLFADSLGGSSKTLMIVNVCPNSSNLSETLLSLNFSARARNSVLSLGNRDTIKKWRDVANDARKELYEKEKEIQYLKQDGLRLKQALKDANDQCALLFNEVQKAWKVSSALQTDLKSEHILLADNYKVEKEQNAQLRNQVAHMLQLEQEQNLLIQQRDSTIQSLQAKIGSLEIQLNEALKSSNTGSNVGPETLSGTLSNPRTTGDGTDSSAVTKKLEEELKKRDALIERLHVENEKLFDKLTEKASLAGSPQLSSPLSGGAVNVQPQNRGRNGTSTTARARSLDVLPSSLMTDKNDGTVALVKSDSEKVKTTPAGEYLTAALNDFNPDQYEGLAAISDGANKLLMLVLAAVIKAGASREHEILAEIRDAVFSFIRKMEPRRVMDTMLVSRVRILHIRSLLARSTELQSIKVLSVECFLEKANAGPSRSSSRASSPGRSSMQYVDEQIQGFKVSLKPEKKSKFSSVVLKIRGIDEETWRQQVTGGKLREISEEAKNFAIGNKALAALFVHTPAGELQRQIRSWLAEKFDFLSVMGNDAPGGTTGQLELISTAIMDGWMAGLGSALPPQTDALGQLLFEYSKRVYTSQLQHLKDIVGTLATEEAEDAAQVAKLRSALESVDHKRRKILQQMRSDVALLTLENGSSPVQNPSTAAEDARLASLVSLDRILKQVKDITRLSTVNTIQKSKKGTVLGSLDKLTEQMPSLLEIDHPCAQRYIADARRKVESIPEEDDRIQNLSHSRKPSTDTGSGSGTDVAQWNVLQFNTGNTSPFIIKCGANSNSELIIKAEARVKEPKGGEIVRVAPRPSILENMSLEEMKQVFAELPEALSLLALARTADGTRARYSRLYRTLAMKVPSLKDMVSELEKGGALKDVRT
- the LOC100790504 gene encoding kinesin-like protein KIN-14B isoform X1 — translated: MAEQGNRWSWDVAGFEPWKSPSPEQNDQKPTVPLARRNSTSSLVPPHSLASKVEGLREKVKLARNDYLQLRQEASELQEYSNAKLDRVTRYLGVLAEKTHKLDQVALETEARMSSVINEKKKLFNDLLTSKGNIKVFCRTRPLFEDEGPSIVEFPDDYTIRVNTGDESLSNSKKEFEFDRVYGPHVGQADLFSDVQPMVQSALDGYNISLFAYGQTHSGKTHTMEGSSYDRGLYARCFEELFDLSNSDTTATSQCTFCITVFELYNEQIRDLLLESGKSLPKLCFGSPEYFIELMQEKVDNPLDFSRVLKAAFQSRGNNPLKINVSHLVVTIHIFYNNLVTGENSYSKLSLVDLAGSECLITEDDSGERVTDMLHVMKTLSALGDVLSSLTSKKDAIPYENSMLTKLFADSLGGSSKTLMIVNVCPNSSNLSETLLSLNFSARARNSVLSLGNRDTIKKWRDVANDARKELYEKEKEIQYLKQDGLRLKQALKDANDQCALLFNEVQKAWKVSSALQTDLKSEHILLADNYKVEKEQNAQLRNQVAHMLQLEQEQNLLIQQRDSTIQSLQAKIGSLEIQLNEALKSSNTGSNVGPETLSGTLSNPRTTGDGTDSSAVTKKLEEELKKRDALIERLHVENEKLFDKLTEKASLAGSPQLSSPLSGGAVNVQPQNRGRNGTSTTARARSLDVLPSSLMTDKNDGTVALVKSDSEKVKTTPAGEYLTAALNDFNPDQYEGLAAISDGANKLLMLVLAAVIKAGASREHEILAEIRDAVFSFIRKMEPRRVMDTMLVSRVRILHIRSLLARSTELQSIKVLSVECFLEKANAGPSRSSSRASSPGRSSMQYVDEQIQGFKVSLKPEKKSKFSSVVLKIRGIDEETWRQQVTGGKLREISEEAKNFAIGNKALAALFVHTPAGELQRQIRSWLAEKFDFLSVMGNDAPGGTTGQLELISTAIMDGWMAGLGSALPPQTDALGQLLFEYSKRVYTSQLQHLKDIVGTLATEEAEDAAQVAKLRSALESVDHKRRKILQQMRSDVALLTLENGSSPVQNPSTAAEDARLASLVSLDRILKQVKDITRLSTVNTIQKSKKGTVLGSLDKLTEQMPSLLEIDHPCAQRYIADARRKVESIPEEDDRIQNLSHSRKPSTDTGSGSGTDVAQWNVLQFNTGNTSPFIIKCGANSNSELIIKAEARVKEPKGGEIVRVAPRPSILENMSLEEMKQVFAELPEALSLLALARTADGTRARYSRLYRTLAMKVPSLKDMVSELEKGGALKDVRT